One genomic segment of Anticarsia gemmatalis isolate Benzon Research Colony breed Stoneville strain chromosome Z, ilAntGemm2 primary, whole genome shotgun sequence includes these proteins:
- the LOC142986353 gene encoding uncharacterized protein LOC142986353: protein MPRSRSPKILLLPLIIRRQSTPMPGAKHSHAKKLTNTYLFSLKVIWTIMARRERDEHAAPPSLTRLLLFGETTNLVFSKPSATKNTVSLISSNIASTYENTVEMLDRNREVVSGAP, encoded by the exons ATGCCACGCTCAAGAAGTCCGAAGATTCTGCTTCTACCACTCATTATTCGGCGACAGAGCACGCCGATGCCAGGCGCCAAGCACTCACATGCGAAGAAACTAACCAACACGTACTTATTTTCACTAAAAGTAATTTGGACAATC ATGGCGCGGCGTGAACGCGACGAGCACGCAGCGCCGCCGTCGCTAACACGCCTCCTACTTTTTGGTGAAACAACAAATCTAG tgTTCAGCAAACCGTCTGCAACAAAGAACACGGTGTCTTTGATCTCATCAAATATTGCATCAACATATGAAAATACAGTAGAAATGTTGGATAGAAATCGTGAGGTAGTTTCCGGAGCACCATGA
- the LOC142986536 gene encoding uncharacterized protein LOC142986536: protein MALRVYAMSPPLLNAGTTAMAARNNYNVLIQTRYTVGARRERDDLAVPPPPTRILQFGETTNTVFSKPSATKNTVPLNLSNSASAYENTVEMLDRNREIVSSGSSRLPVSPDAAEYQYFTWSDCLSDLHNPVVATIPFGNTGCQTFKLGTHNLTCLQKRGGAWYE, encoded by the exons ATGGCGCTCAGAGTATACGCCATGTCACCACCACTTTTAAACGCTGGAACAACCGCAATGGCAGCCCGCAATAACTACAATGTGTTGATACAAACACGATAtacag TTGGAGCGCGGCGTGAACGCGACGACCTCGCAGTGCCACCGCCGCCAACACGCATCCTACAATTTGGTGAAACAACAAATACAG TGTTCAGCAAACCATCTGCAACAAAGAACACGGTGCCTTTAAACCTCTCAAATTCTGCATCAGCATATGAAAATACAGTTGAAATGTTGGATAGAAATCGTGAAATAGTTTCTTCAG gTTCGAGTCGGCtgccagtctcaccggatgcagctgagtaccagtattttacatggagcgactgcctgtcggacctccacaatcctGTTGTTGcaacgatacccttcggtaacacgggttgtcagacttttaaactcgggacccacaatttaacgtgccttcagAAACGCGGAGGAGCTTGGTATGAATGA